One window of the Candidatus Microbacterium colombiense genome contains the following:
- a CDS encoding squalene cyclase, translating to MAISTDVRAWLLDSDPSLRWQVERDLTGAPPEVWQATRARVATEGFGAALLERQDPDGQWAGGAYFPAGFFESAEAEAPGQPWTATTWTLKELRDTGVDASALRGTAEKLAANSRWEYEDLPYWGGEVDVCINAFTLATGAWLGVDMSALARWFVDHRLPDGGWNCEAEEGRSTRSSFHSTLNAVRELLVYEQLTGDDSVRDARHGGEEYLLERRLLHRLSTGERVGDFVREFTYPHRYRFSALTALDHFRAVSLHEGRRPDERLSEAVALVRAARRSDGTWSQGAPLLGRTWFVVDAPEGAPSRWLTLFGTRVLDWWDSAH from the coding sequence ATGGCGATCTCGACCGATGTGCGTGCCTGGCTCCTCGATTCCGACCCGAGCCTGCGATGGCAGGTGGAGCGCGATCTCACCGGCGCTCCACCCGAGGTCTGGCAGGCGACGAGGGCGCGTGTGGCCACCGAGGGATTCGGCGCCGCACTACTCGAACGGCAAGACCCCGACGGGCAATGGGCCGGAGGCGCGTACTTCCCCGCCGGCTTCTTCGAGAGCGCCGAGGCCGAGGCGCCGGGTCAGCCCTGGACCGCCACGACCTGGACACTGAAGGAGCTGCGCGACACCGGCGTGGATGCATCCGCGCTGCGGGGCACCGCCGAGAAGCTGGCCGCGAACAGCCGCTGGGAGTATGAGGATCTTCCCTACTGGGGCGGCGAGGTCGACGTGTGCATCAACGCGTTCACGCTCGCGACCGGGGCCTGGCTCGGCGTGGACATGAGCGCGCTCGCGCGGTGGTTCGTCGACCATCGCTTGCCTGACGGCGGATGGAACTGCGAGGCCGAGGAGGGGCGGTCGACGCGCTCGTCGTTCCACTCGACCCTCAACGCGGTGCGGGAGCTCCTGGTCTACGAACAGCTCACAGGCGACGATTCGGTGAGAGACGCCCGCCATGGTGGGGAGGAGTATCTGTTGGAGCGACGACTGCTCCACCGGCTCTCGACCGGCGAGAGGGTGGGCGACTTCGTGCGGGAGTTCACGTATCCGCATCGCTACCGGTTCAGTGCGCTGACGGCGCTCGACCACTTCCGCGCGGTCTCGCTGCACGAAGGACGCCGGCCGGATGAGCGGCTCTCCGAGGCGGTGGCGCTGGTGCGCGCGGCCCGCAGATCCGACGGAACCTGGAGCCAGGGCGCGCCGCTTCTCGGTCGCACCTGGTTCGTCGTCGACGCTCCCGAGGGAGCCCCGTCACGCTGGCTGACGCTGTTCGGAACGCGCGTTCTCGACTGGTGGGATTCCGCCCACTGA
- a CDS encoding YigZ family protein — protein MSARVYPATIADAVEHEIVIRKSRFLTLVAPVGSVDEADAVIAGIRKRAWDANHNCTAMITGLLGDQARSSDDGEPSGTAGVPMLEVLRRRELTDVVAVVTRYFGGVKLGAGGLVRAYSTAVSETLDLTALVHRKALTQMTIDVSHADAGRYDNLLRDWVGHHGAALGEPSYGRLARLELWVPAPEIARLTADLAAASAGTVMPAVGAERIVDV, from the coding sequence ATGAGTGCGCGCGTGTACCCCGCGACGATCGCGGATGCCGTGGAGCACGAGATCGTGATCCGCAAGTCGCGGTTCCTCACCCTGGTCGCGCCGGTCGGCTCCGTCGATGAGGCGGATGCGGTGATCGCCGGCATCCGCAAGCGCGCCTGGGATGCGAATCACAACTGCACCGCGATGATCACCGGACTGCTCGGGGATCAGGCACGTTCCTCCGACGACGGGGAGCCCTCGGGCACCGCGGGCGTGCCCATGCTCGAAGTGCTGCGCCGGCGGGAGCTGACCGATGTCGTCGCGGTCGTCACCCGCTACTTCGGCGGCGTGAAGCTCGGCGCGGGTGGCCTCGTGCGCGCGTACTCCACGGCCGTCTCCGAGACACTCGACCTCACCGCCCTCGTGCACCGCAAGGCCCTCACGCAGATGACGATCGACGTCTCCCACGCGGATGCCGGACGCTACGACAATCTGCTGCGGGACTGGGTCGGCCACCACGGCGCGGCCCTCGGCGAGCCGAGCTACGGCCGCCTCGCGAGGCTGGAGCTGTGGGTGCCCGCGCCGGAGATCGCCCGCCTCACGGCCGACCTCGCCGCAGCATCCGCCGGCACCGTCATGCCCGCCGTCGGAGCCGAACGCATCGTCGACGTCTGA
- a CDS encoding LacI family DNA-binding transcriptional regulator has translation MSRTTIADVAREAGVTKATVSHALSGNRPISDETKAKVLAAAEKLNWVPSQSARALATRRANAVAVVLARDPEVIANDSFFPAFIAGVESVLSETETALILQVVPDREAEERAYRALTHGRADGALLLDLRDDDWRVPFLDDLGLPTVLVGAYEQPSAFSCVRTDDAAPVRELIAHLRDAGHERIAHVSGPLDYVHSRARADAYIATIGDDALLREGDFTAASGRALTAQLLALPDRPTAILYSNDTMAIAGLSFARSQGLVIPDDLAISGFDDDHLSAHLSPALTSVSSDPAARGRAAARLLRADILGAQPRTEIVDCNVVHFRESTASSTVPPTVSRRTP, from the coding sequence ATGAGCCGCACGACGATCGCCGATGTCGCCCGCGAGGCCGGCGTGACCAAGGCCACCGTCTCGCACGCGCTGAGCGGCAATCGCCCCATCTCGGATGAGACGAAGGCGAAGGTGCTCGCCGCAGCCGAGAAGCTGAACTGGGTGCCCAGCCAGAGCGCCAGGGCCCTCGCCACGCGCCGCGCGAATGCGGTCGCTGTCGTGCTCGCCCGCGACCCCGAGGTCATCGCGAACGATTCGTTCTTCCCGGCCTTCATCGCCGGCGTCGAATCGGTGCTGTCCGAGACCGAGACCGCGCTGATCCTCCAGGTCGTTCCCGACCGCGAGGCCGAAGAACGCGCCTACCGCGCTCTGACCCACGGACGTGCCGACGGCGCCCTGCTGCTCGATCTCCGTGACGACGACTGGCGCGTGCCGTTCCTCGACGACCTGGGCCTGCCCACCGTTCTCGTCGGCGCCTACGAGCAGCCCAGCGCGTTCTCCTGCGTGCGCACCGACGACGCAGCCCCGGTGCGTGAGCTCATCGCGCACCTCCGCGACGCCGGACACGAACGCATCGCCCACGTCTCGGGTCCGCTCGACTACGTGCACTCCCGCGCCCGCGCCGACGCCTACATCGCCACGATCGGCGACGACGCACTGCTGCGCGAGGGTGACTTCACCGCCGCGAGCGGACGCGCGCTCACGGCGCAGCTCCTGGCGCTGCCCGACCGCCCGACCGCCATCCTGTACTCGAACGACACCATGGCGATCGCCGGGCTGTCGTTCGCGCGCTCGCAGGGTCTCGTGATCCCCGACGATCTCGCGATCTCGGGCTTCGACGACGACCACCTGTCGGCGCACCTCTCTCCGGCGCTGACCAGCGTCTCGTCGGATCCCGCGGCGCGAGGTCGCGCCGCCGCCCGCCTTCTGCGGGCAGACATCCTCGGGGCGCAACCGCGCACCGAGATCGTCGACTGCAACGTCGTGCACTTCCGTGAGAGCACCGCGTCGTCGACCGTTCCACCCACTGTGTCGAGGAGGACACCATGA
- a CDS encoding DnaJ domain-containing protein — protein sequence MFDSPLSASAYEILEVDPAVDDAELRRAYRLRLRQTHPDTGGDAAIFIQVQRAWELVGTAEARASYDRRSGVASGTTTESTWSGWRPTAARADTRPRARSYGHPGGWRRERYLVLIREWAGRGVDVPDPYDPALVRSAPRELRRMLADALAEEATARTVSDLGMGFTVWHDVAAGADADDKLDHVVLSPSGLYGIMSEDFGGVVGFRRGEITGPSLGTRAPVTATHARMRAVAKAAKVRFGGAIIVLPDDDLAQPVTPLGSSRGVPVVVVRRSALAMVLRQGGTGARPIGGNELFDVRTRLQQTVRFV from the coding sequence ATGTTCGACAGCCCGCTCTCCGCGTCGGCGTACGAGATCCTCGAGGTCGACCCCGCGGTCGACGACGCCGAACTGCGCCGCGCGTACCGATTGCGGCTGCGCCAGACGCACCCCGACACCGGCGGCGATGCGGCGATCTTCATCCAGGTGCAGCGAGCGTGGGAACTGGTCGGCACCGCCGAGGCCCGCGCGTCGTACGACCGCCGCAGCGGCGTCGCCTCGGGCACGACGACCGAGAGCACGTGGAGCGGATGGCGTCCGACCGCCGCCCGCGCCGACACCCGTCCCCGCGCCCGCTCCTACGGGCATCCGGGCGGCTGGCGTCGTGAGCGCTACCTGGTGCTGATCCGCGAGTGGGCGGGCCGCGGCGTCGATGTTCCCGATCCGTACGACCCGGCGCTCGTGCGGTCCGCTCCGCGGGAACTGCGCCGCATGCTCGCCGACGCCCTCGCCGAAGAGGCGACCGCGCGCACGGTCTCCGACCTGGGCATGGGTTTCACGGTGTGGCACGACGTGGCCGCAGGCGCGGATGCCGACGACAAGCTCGACCACGTGGTGCTCAGCCCGTCGGGTCTCTACGGGATCATGTCGGAGGACTTCGGCGGGGTGGTGGGCTTCCGCCGCGGTGAGATCACCGGTCCGAGCCTGGGCACTCGCGCCCCCGTGACCGCCACGCACGCGCGCATGCGTGCCGTCGCGAAGGCCGCCAAGGTGCGGTTCGGCGGAGCGATCATCGTGCTGCCGGATGACGACCTTGCACAGCCCGTGACACCCCTCGGCAGCAGCCGCGGGGTTCCCGTCGTGGTGGTGCGTCGCAGCGCGCTCGCGATGGTGCTGCGTCAGGGTGGGACGGGTGCTCGACCGATCGGCGGCAACGAGCTCTTCGACGTGCGCACCCGCCTGCAGCAGACCGTCCGTTTCGTCTGA
- a CDS encoding extracellular solute-binding protein codes for MKKISAVALVGAFALVATGCSAGGGGGSDSGSAEATGPIKVWLSNNEQEVAWGTAVVEAWNAEHPDEKVTAQEIPAGSSSEEAITAAITAGTAPCLVYNVAPAAVSGWVKQGGLVDLSTLDGGSDYITERSGDVEAYATDGSYYQLPWKSNPVMVMYNKALFEAAGIDPEDPQMNTYDAFLDGAKAIVDSGVQSAIWPAPTSEFYQPWFDFYPLYLAETDGTMLVEDGASTFDSDAGTTVADFWATIYKDKLAPNEASTDDAMSAGTTAMQLAGPWAIPSYADTVDVGFMPVPTSDGRENPTTFADSKSVSMFTSCENQGTAWEFLQFSTNVDNDGALLEATGQMPMRTGLTDAYADYFAANPNYVAFAEQAENTADVPSIPNSVEAWQAFRDEYSSAVIFAKESVGDFLSNAASKIDTLVAE; via the coding sequence ATGAAGAAGATCAGCGCAGTCGCACTCGTCGGCGCATTCGCACTCGTCGCCACCGGTTGTTCCGCGGGCGGCGGCGGGGGCTCCGACTCGGGCTCCGCCGAGGCCACGGGTCCGATCAAGGTCTGGCTCTCGAACAACGAGCAGGAGGTCGCCTGGGGCACCGCGGTCGTCGAGGCCTGGAACGCGGAGCATCCCGACGAGAAGGTCACCGCCCAGGAGATCCCCGCGGGTTCCTCCTCGGAGGAGGCCATCACCGCGGCGATCACGGCGGGCACCGCACCCTGCCTCGTCTACAACGTGGCACCCGCAGCCGTCTCCGGCTGGGTCAAGCAGGGCGGACTCGTCGACCTCAGCACGCTCGACGGCGGCAGCGACTACATCACCGAGCGCAGCGGCGACGTCGAGGCCTACGCCACCGACGGCAGCTACTACCAGCTGCCGTGGAAGTCGAACCCCGTGATGGTCATGTACAACAAGGCACTGTTCGAAGCCGCGGGCATCGACCCGGAAGACCCGCAGATGAACACGTACGACGCGTTCCTCGACGGGGCGAAGGCGATCGTCGACTCGGGCGTGCAGAGCGCGATCTGGCCGGCGCCGACCAGCGAGTTCTACCAGCCCTGGTTCGACTTCTACCCGCTCTATCTCGCCGAGACCGATGGCACGATGCTCGTCGAAGACGGCGCATCGACCTTCGACTCGGATGCCGGCACGACGGTCGCCGACTTCTGGGCGACCATCTACAAGGACAAGCTCGCGCCGAATGAGGCATCCACCGACGACGCGATGTCGGCCGGCACCACCGCCATGCAGCTCGCCGGCCCCTGGGCGATCCCCTCGTACGCCGACACCGTCGACGTGGGCTTCATGCCGGTGCCGACCAGCGACGGACGCGAGAACCCGACGACCTTCGCCGACTCGAAGAGCGTGTCGATGTTCACCTCGTGCGAGAACCAGGGAACGGCGTGGGAGTTCCTGCAGTTCTCGACGAACGTCGACAACGACGGTGCCCTGCTCGAGGCCACCGGACAGATGCCGATGCGCACCGGGCTCACCGACGCCTACGCCGACTACTTCGCCGCGAACCCGAACTACGTGGCGTTCGCCGAGCAGGCCGAGAACACCGCCGACGTGCCCAGCATCCCCAACTCGGTCGAGGCCTGGCAGGCCTTCCGCGACGAGTACTCCTCCGCGGTGATCTTCGCGAAGGAGTCGGTGGGCGACTTCCTCAGCAACGCCGCGTCGAAGATCGACACGCTCGTCGCCGAGTGA
- a CDS encoding MATE family efflux transporter has translation MATSLTTGRPWRVILAFSIPLLLGNVVQQLYQFADAIVVGRHLGVDALAAVGATGALLFLLLGFAWGLTSGFAIPIAQAFGARDDAAVRRSVATGVILTGITSVVLTVVAPLIAAPLLALLQTPPELMADATVFTQISFLGAGATMFFNYLSAIIRAIGDSRTPLVFLTVSCALNVGLVVLMVGPLAWGVAGAALATVIAQAVSVALCLEFVRRRLPMLHLRRADWRVTRADISEHLRLGLPMGFQASIIAIGTLTVQVALNTLGAEAVAAYTTASRVDSLAVALLSSLGLAVSMYAAQNHGGRRPDRIRRGVVEATWMAIAAGIVLGGLLIAFGAPMVRLFIGEGSDEVVDLAHLMLIVNGCGYWALGMLFVLRGALQGLGHTLVPTVTGVIELVMRVVAAVALGAMIGFTGVALSNPLAWVGAIVLLVPAYIRAHRALGRMPVDPIDATETSAIAIVGPSDGSMVVDAVVTQPIAVARSSRLRRLMLTRPKSRTRR, from the coding sequence ATGGCCACCTCCCTCACCACGGGCCGCCCGTGGCGTGTCATCCTTGCCTTCTCCATCCCCCTGCTGCTCGGCAACGTCGTGCAGCAGCTGTACCAGTTCGCCGACGCCATCGTCGTCGGCCGCCACCTCGGCGTCGACGCCCTCGCGGCCGTCGGCGCGACCGGCGCACTGCTCTTCCTGCTGCTCGGCTTCGCCTGGGGTCTGACCAGTGGGTTCGCGATCCCGATCGCCCAGGCGTTCGGCGCGCGCGACGATGCCGCGGTGCGCCGGTCCGTCGCGACCGGGGTGATCCTGACGGGCATCACGAGCGTCGTGCTGACGGTGGTCGCGCCGCTGATCGCCGCGCCGCTGCTCGCCCTGCTGCAGACGCCGCCCGAGCTCATGGCCGATGCCACGGTCTTCACGCAGATCAGCTTCCTCGGCGCGGGCGCGACGATGTTCTTCAACTACCTGTCGGCGATCATCCGCGCGATCGGAGACTCCCGCACGCCGCTCGTGTTCCTCACCGTGTCGTGCGCGCTGAACGTGGGGCTGGTCGTGCTCATGGTCGGCCCGCTCGCATGGGGTGTGGCTGGCGCGGCGCTCGCGACGGTGATCGCGCAGGCCGTCTCAGTGGCGCTGTGCCTCGAGTTCGTGCGCCGCCGCCTGCCGATGCTGCACCTGCGTCGGGCGGACTGGCGCGTCACACGCGCCGACATCTCCGAGCACCTGCGCCTCGGTCTGCCGATGGGCTTCCAGGCCTCGATCATCGCGATCGGCACGCTGACCGTGCAGGTCGCGCTCAACACTCTGGGCGCCGAGGCCGTCGCGGCCTACACGACCGCATCGCGCGTCGACAGCCTCGCCGTCGCGCTGCTCTCCTCGCTCGGACTGGCGGTGTCGATGTACGCCGCGCAGAACCACGGCGGACGTCGACCCGATCGCATCCGCCGTGGTGTGGTCGAGGCGACCTGGATGGCCATCGCCGCCGGCATCGTGCTCGGCGGTCTGCTCATCGCCTTCGGTGCCCCGATGGTGCGCCTGTTCATCGGCGAAGGCTCCGACGAGGTCGTCGATCTCGCCCACCTCATGCTGATCGTGAACGGATGCGGCTACTGGGCGCTCGGCATGCTGTTCGTGCTCCGTGGCGCGCTGCAGGGGCTGGGCCACACGCTCGTGCCGACCGTGACCGGCGTGATCGAACTCGTGATGCGCGTGGTCGCGGCCGTGGCGCTCGGGGCGATGATCGGCTTCACCGGGGTCGCGCTCAGCAACCCGCTGGCGTGGGTCGGAGCGATCGTGCTGTTGGTGCCGGCGTACATCCGCGCGCACCGGGCGCTCGGGCGCATGCCGGTCGACCCGATCGACGCGACCGAGACCTCGGCCATCGCGATCGTCGGACCGAGCGACGGTTCCATGGTGGTCGATGCGGTGGTCACGCAGCCCATCGCGGTCGCGCGGTCGTCGCGGCTTCGCCGACTGATGCTGACCCGACCGAAGAGCCGCACGCGGCGCTGA
- a CDS encoding aldo/keto reductase: protein MHTRTLGQGLQVSAIGLGAMGMSQSYGPNPGSRDDMISVLRSAPEHGVTFFDTAEVYGPYVNEELVGEALAPIRDEVVIATKFGWRIEDGKSVGLNSRPDQIRRVAEASLRSLRTDVIDLFYQHRVDPEVPIEDVAGTVAELVREGKVRHLGLSEASSETIRRAHAVHPVTALQSEYSLWTRDPETQILPTLAELGIGFVPFSPLGKGFLTGTVGASTDFAAGDIRSTIPRFATENREANQALVDHVAALATAKGATPGQIALAWLLARQPWIVPIPGTRRTSRIAENAASTQVALSADEVDDLSALATRVGVAGDRYNPQQMSFVDR from the coding sequence ATGCACACGCGCACACTCGGGCAGGGCCTCCAGGTCTCGGCGATCGGACTCGGCGCCATGGGCATGTCGCAGAGCTACGGACCGAACCCCGGGAGCCGCGACGACATGATCTCCGTGCTGCGCTCCGCCCCCGAGCACGGCGTCACCTTCTTCGACACCGCGGAGGTCTACGGCCCCTACGTGAACGAGGAGCTCGTCGGGGAGGCGCTGGCTCCGATCCGCGACGAGGTCGTCATCGCGACGAAGTTCGGATGGCGCATCGAAGACGGCAAGAGTGTCGGGCTCAACAGCAGGCCCGATCAGATCCGGCGCGTGGCAGAGGCATCGCTGCGAAGCCTGCGCACCGACGTGATCGACCTCTTCTACCAGCACCGCGTCGATCCGGAGGTTCCGATCGAAGACGTCGCCGGCACGGTCGCCGAGCTCGTCCGTGAGGGCAAGGTGCGCCATCTCGGACTCTCCGAGGCGTCATCCGAGACGATCCGCCGCGCCCATGCGGTGCATCCGGTGACGGCGTTGCAGAGCGAGTACTCGCTGTGGACGCGCGATCCCGAGACGCAGATCCTGCCGACGCTCGCCGAACTCGGCATCGGATTCGTGCCGTTCAGCCCGCTCGGGAAGGGCTTCCTGACCGGCACCGTCGGCGCCTCCACGGACTTCGCCGCGGGCGACATCCGCTCCACCATCCCGCGTTTCGCCACCGAGAACCGCGAAGCGAACCAGGCATTGGTCGACCACGTCGCCGCGCTCGCGACCGCGAAGGGCGCGACGCCGGGCCAGATCGCGCTCGCCTGGCTGCTCGCCCGTCAGCCCTGGATCGTGCCGATCCCCGGAACGCGACGCACCTCCCGCATCGCCGAGAACGCCGCCAGTACCCAGGTCGCCCTGTCCGCCGACGAGGTCGACGATCTCTCCGCACTCGCGACCCGCGTGGGCGTCGCCGGCGATCGGTACAACCCCCAGCAGATGTCCTTCGTCGACCGCTGA